The genomic window GCGATAAGCCACTTCCTCAGGACAGGCAATCTTGAGGCCCTGCCGCTCCTCTACGACGCGAATAAAGTTCGCCGCGTCGAGCAGCGAATTATGGGTGCCCGTATCCAGCCAGGCCGTGCCGCGACTCATGACTTCCACGTGGAGATCACCGCGTTTTAGGTAGGCAAGGTTTACGTCGGTAATTTCCAGTTCACCCCGGGGCGATGGGCGAATACTTCTGGCGATATCCACAACATCGTTGTCGTAAAAGTAGAGCCCCGTGACCGCATAGTGAGACCGGGGGTTGGCGGGTTTTTCTTCGATATTGCTGGCCACCCCGTCACTGTCAAAGTCCACGACACCGTAGCGTTCGGGATCGTTGACGTAATAGGCGAAGACCGATGCGCCGCTTTTGCGCTCGGCTGCGTGGCGCAGGCTTTTTGAAAAGCCGTCTCCGTAAAAGATATTGTCCCCCAGCACCAGGCTGACAGGGCTGTCGCCCACAAAGTCGGCGCCGAGGATAAACGCCTGAGCCAGGCCATCAGGACTGGGCTGGACGGCATAGGTGATATTCACACCCCACTGCTCACCACCGCCGAGTAAGTCGGCAAAGGCTTTCTGGTCCCGGGGGGTCGTGATAATCAGTACGTCACGAATACCCGCCTCCATGAGGGTTGCCAGGGGGTAATAGATCATTGGTTTGTCATAGACCGGCATGAGCTGCTTGCTCACGGTGCTCGTGAGGGGGTGAAGTCGGGTGCCCGAGCCGCCGGCGAGGATGATGCCCTTGTAGGCCTTGTTGCTCATTGCCTTACGTCCGTAATAAAAGAGGCCTAGTATATCGGGCGTCTCCGGAGCCTGTCCCGCCACGACCCGCTGCCGTCGGCAGTTTTCCCGCAGCTTGGGACGAGGATCACAACTTGTGCCCCCGCCCGCGGTGTATACAATGCGCGGCTCTCTTTAACATCATCCCCTCGGAGCACCATGTCGGGTCCTTTGCACATTGCCCTGCTCGGCTATCGCAGCCAGCCCCATGGCGGGGGCCAGGGTATCTATCTGCATTACCTGAGCAAAGCCTTGGTGGAAGCGGGACACAAGGTGGATGTCATTTCCGGACCCCCTTATCCGGAGCTCGACCCCCGGGTACGACTCATACATATTCCAAGTCTGGATTTGTTTACCCACGGTCTGGGTTCCTTGCGTCCCCGTCACCTTTTATCTCTCAGCGACATGATCGAGTGGTGCAGCAAGCTCACCGGGGGCTTTGCCGAGCCCTATACCTTCGGGCGACGAGTGAGGAAGTACCTTCACCGGGAAGGGCGTCACTACGATCTTATCCACGACAACCAAAGCCTGAGCTACGGCGTGATGAAGCTGCAGCATGAGGGCTTTTCCGTGGTGACCACGGTGCACCATCCCATCACCCATGATCTGCGCATTGCCCTGCGCGCCGCGCGGAGCTGGTACGAGCGCCTGCTCGTGCGGCGCTGGCACTCCTTTCTCACCATGCAGGGGAAGGTGATTCGTCAGCTGCGCCATGTAATCACCGTGTCGGAGCAGTCACGACAGGATATCGCCACGGATTTTGGTCTGCCTGTGGACAGCATTGACCTGGTGTACAACGGTATCGATACGGCGGTTTTTCGCCCGCATAGCGAGATAAGGCGGCGAGAGAACCTCTTGATGGCCACCGCTTCCGCCGACGCGCCCCTCAAGGGACTGCGGTATCTCCTCAAAGCCTATGCCTCTCTTCTTCCTCGCTATCCCGACCTCGAGCTCCTGGTGGTGGGCAGGCCGCAACCCGGTGGCAAAACCGAGCAATTGCTGGATCGCCTGGCGCTTCGCGACCGCGTGCGGTTTATCTCCGGCATCAGCACGGGCGAGATGGTGCGTCATTACGCCGAGGCCACCGTGGCGGTCATACCATCGATTTACGAAGGCTTCGGTTTGCCCGCAGGAGAAGCCATGGCCTGCGCCGTGCCCGTGGTGTCTACGGACGGTGGGGCGCTCCCCGAGATCGTTGCCGACGCGGGGGTCATTGTTCCCAGCGCCAACGCTGAGGCCCTGGCAGGGGCTATAGGGGCACTTCTCGAGGACCCCTCGGAGCGGGAGCGCCTGGCTCGAGCGGGTCGCGAGCGGATTCTGAATACCTTCAGCTGGACCGTCTGTGGTGAGCAGATGGTGCGCTACTACCGGGAGGTGATCGCCGATGCAGACCGTTGATCGCAGCTACCTGCCCCTGCAGCCGGGCCAGCGCGTGCTGGATCTGGGTTGTGGCGAGGGTCGTCATGTCATTGCCGCCTGGGCCCTTGATGGCGTGGATGCGGTGGGCGTGGATCTGTCTCTCGACGATCTGGCCACGGCTCGGGAGCGCATGCGGGAGTTTCGTGGCCTTGAGGGTGGCGGCGGTCCCGGGGACTCGGCGGGGTTTCTGCTCCTCGCTGGCGATGCCCTGAAGCTCCCCTTTGCTGATGCCAGCTTTGATACGGTGATCTGCAGCGAAGTGCTGGAACATATTCCCGACTACCGCAGTGCCCTCGCTGAGATTTCCCGGGTGCTGAAACCCGGCGGCCGTTTGTGCGCCAGCGTGCCCCGCGCCTGGTGCGAGCGAATCTGCTGGGCGCTGTCCCGGGACTATCATCAGGTAATGGGCGGACACCTGCGCATCTTTGACACGCAGCGCCTGCGCACAGAGATCGAGAAGCATGGCTTTACCGCCTACTACGAGCATGGCGCCCACGCCCTGCACAGTGTTTACTGGTGGTTGCAGTGTCTGTTCTGGAAATCCCGGGAGCGCAACTGGCTGGTGCGCCAATATCATCGTTTGCTGGTCTGGGATATGATGAGCCAACCAGCATTTACACGTGTGCTTGAGCGCGCACTCAACCCCGTTCTCGGTAAAAGCGTCGTCATGTATTTTCGCAAGGGCAGCGAGTGAGCGGCCCCTACTTCACCACCGGATTATTTCCCCGGGACTTTCTCGCGCCGACCATCGCATCGATCCGCGATGCCCAGCTGTCGAATGGCGAAATCCCCTGGTCACCGGGTAACTACGCAGATCCCTGGGATCATGTGGAAGCTGCCATGGGGCTTTCCATTGGCGGTGAGTGGGAGGCGGCAAAGCGAGCCTACCGCTGGCTGGCGGAGCAGCAGCTGAGTGACGGGAGCTGGTGGGCGGCCTACCGAAACGGCGAACCGGACAACCGCGAGCGGCGGGAGACCAATTTCGTTGCCTACGTTGCCACGGGCGTCTGGCACCACTATCTCATCAGCAATGATGGCGATTTTCTTGCCGAGCTATGGCCCGTCGTTGATGGCGCCATGAGCTTTGTGATGGCCTTGCAGTCAGAGCATGGCGATATCGATTGGGCCGTCGACGAAGACGGGACTCCCCGGCCGGATGCCCTCGTAACCGGTTGCAGCTCCATCTATAAAAGTCTTGAGTGCGCGCACAATATTGCCGTGACGCTCAAGGAAGAACGTCCGGAATTTCTACGCAGCCGTAACGCCCTCGGCGAGGCCCTGCGTCATCGCCCCCAGCGTTTCGATCGCACCTGGGAGAGCAAGTCCCGCTATTCCATGGACTGGTTTTATCCCGTGCTCACGGGCGTGGTGACAGGCCCTGCGGCCCGGGCCCGCCTGGCCTCCCGCTGGGATGAGTTCGTGGAGACAGGCATGGGCTGTCGCTGCGTTGTTGAAGAGCCCTGGGTGACCGTCGCCGAATCCTGCGAGCTGGTGATGGCCCTGTTGGCGGCGGGAGATCGGGCGCGAGCGGTGGAGCTCTACAGCTGGCTCCATCAGTGGCGCAGTGATGAAGGTGATTATTGGACGGGCTACCAGTTTGCCGAGGATCTCCTGTGGCCCGACGAGCGGCCTACCTGGACCGCCGGCGCGATCTTACTGGCTGCGGATGCGTTGACCCAGCATACGGCTGCAGCACAGATTTTCACCCGCGTTGAGCTTCTCGATACCGCCGCTGTGCCGTTGTCCCGCCGCGCGACCTGAATCTCAGACCTTTAGGCTTGCTTCTGAAGCTGCCGCTCCTTGGAACCCATCAGCCCTAAAGCCGCTCCAGCACTCTGAGACTGTCTACCGCGGCGACTTCCCGAAACAGGCCCGAGGCCAGAGCAAGGCGATAGATTGTGATCGGCGCCTGCCCACCCGTTTCCGAGTCGGGATACACATCGTGAATCGCCAGACGACCGTTTCCAGGGATAAACCCGACCCAGCTCCGGTAATCCAACAAAGCCGCGTCGAGGCTGTGGCCACCGTCAATAAAGACAAGGCTCAGGGAACCCTGCCAGACCCGGGCGAACTGTGCAGAGCTGCTGAGGACGGGGATCACCGTGTCATCAAGTCCTGCGGAACGTATCGTGCTTCTGAAGTTGGCCAGGGTGCTGAAGGCGCCTGTCTCATCCACAAGCTCCGGATCATGGAACAGTTCGCCCGCCTGATGTTCTTCCGATCCGCGATGGTGGTCCACGGCAAAAAGCGTGCTCTGCGCTTTCTTGCAGCCAAGGCCCAGATACACCGTTGACTTACCGCAGTAGCTACCGATCTCCAGGGCCACGGACCCCCGAGGCATCTCCCTCGCACACTCAAAAAGCGTGTTGCCCTCCGCCGGGGAGAGAAAGCCTTTGACGCTGTTGATATCGATAGGCATGGAGACCTGGGACTGATCGGGCACGGTGTTTTTCTCAAGTTTGCCGGGGCGCTGACACTACCGATGGCCGTTGCCGCTGGCAAGCTGTGGTCGGCACCGTTTTTCACCGTTATGCTGCAGACCTCTTCCGGGTTCGGGCGTCAGTTGTGGTTCGTTTTGCCTACAGCATGCTGTTTACCGTGTTGCAGCCGTTCATCGTGCTGCGCATGCTGTTGCGTTCGCGCCGGGCGCCGGCCTACCGGCAGCGCCTGGGAGAGCGCTTCGGCTTCTTTGATGCACCCGACGATACGCGCCCCTGCATCTGGATCCATGCGGTCTCTCTCGGTGAGACGCTGGCGGCGGGGCCCCTGGTGGAGAGAATACTCAAAGAACACCCCGATCACCGGGTGATAGTGACCACCACCACGCCCACGGGATCTGCCCAGGTGAAGCGTTTGTTCGGGGAGCGGGTGTTTCATGTCTACGCACCCTGGGATACGCCCGGTGCGGTGAAGCGTTTTCTCAAACGCGCCAGGCCCCGATTGCTGATCCTTATGGAGACGGAGCTGTGGCCTAACCTTCTTTATTACGCCCAGCGCTCAGGCTGTCAGGTACTCCTCGCAAATGCCCGTCTGTCGGCGCGTTCCGCCGCGGGCTATGCCAGGGTGGAGCGACTGACGCGGGAAATGCTTGCTGCCCTTGACTGGGTTGGGGTGCAAAACGCGACGGACGGTGAACGGTTTTTGCAGCTGGGTCTGGACCCCCGGCGTCTCAGGGTGACGGGTAGCGTGAAATTTGATGTCGCCGTTGATGATGCAACGCGTTGTTCCATTGGGGAGCTCTCCCAGCAGTGGGCGCTCGGGGAGCGCTTTGTGATCATCTTTGCGAGTACCCACGAGGGCGAAGACGAGGTGGCGCTCTCTGTCTATACGGCCTTCCGCCAGCAGCATAAAAATGCGCTTTTACTCCTCGCACCGCGCCACCCGGAGCGGTTTCAGTCCGTGTACGAGCTGTGTACCCGAAACTCTTTTGAGGTCGCCCGTCGATCACAGACCGACCCGGTGGATGGCAGCACCGATCTCCTCCTCCTGGACTCCCTGGGTGAGCTGTCAGCGCTCTTTGGTGTGGCAGACCTTGCGGTCATCGGGGGGAGCTTTATCGATCGTGGCGGTCACAATCCCCTGGAGGCAGCGGCCTGGGGTATTCCCGTGCTCTGCGGGCCGTCGATGTTTAACTTTGAGGACATCACCGTCCGACTTTCGACGGCGGGTGCTCTGCAGCGCTGTGCGGATGAGCATGAGCTCCTCAGGCAGTTCGAGTTACTGGCCTCGGATGCCAGGGAAAAACGCCGCCGGGGGGCGGCGGCGCTTGAAGTGCTGGAGAATAATCGGGGCGCCCTGGACGCCCTGTGTGACGGACTGACGGAGTTACTTGGGCGCCATCCCTGAACTGGTGGGCGCTGCGGCCTCTTCCAGGAAGCTGTCCAGAGTGATGATGTCCTCGGGGCTGAGAAGACCTGCCTGCTCTTTCAGCAGCAGGGTATTGATGATGTAGTCGTAGCGGCTGTTGGCGTAGTCGCGCAGTGCGCCAAACAGCGTGTTTTGCGCATTCAGCACATCCACGATGTTCCGTGTTCCCACTTCATAACCGGCCTGAGTCGCATCGAGGGCGCTCTTTGACGAGAGAATGCTTTGCTTGCGGGCCGCAACGCGTGCTACATCGTTGACCACGGTCATATGAAGCGACCGAGCATCGGTGACGGTTTGCCGGGTGAGGTTGATACGCTGCTCCCGGGCCTGGTTGAAAAGCTGCGCGGCCCTGCGACGCTCGGCGCTGATGGCGCCGCCGGTGTACAGGGGCATGGAGAGCTCAATGCCCAAGATTGCCTGCTCGCGTTCGGAGTTGGGCGGGAAGTTAAAAATACCCGCAGGATCCTGAAAACGCGTACCGTCGGTGTTGGATTCCAGATACTGGGCATTACCGCTGATCGTCGGTGCGTGGGCCAGTCGTCGGGCCTTGGCATTCTGACGGGCCGCCTCTTCGGCGTATTGTGAGGCCTTGAGGTTGAAGTTGTTTGCAAGGGCAAACTCCACCCAGGCGCTGCGGTCCGCCGGCTCGGGTTTGTTCACTTCGAAGGACTCTACCAGCACGTCCAGAGTGTCGTGGCGCTTGCCCGTGAGGACACTGAGGTTTTCCAGTGCGACCGCAACGGCGTTCTCATCGGAGATGCGATCGACCTGGGAAAGATCGTAGGCCGCCTGAGATTCATAAACGTCCGTGATTGCAATAAGACCCACTTCGAAGCGTTGCTGGTTCTGCTCCAGCTGACGACCAAAGGCTTCTTCTCTGGCGACGGAGGCGCGAAGATTGTCCTGGGCTCGCAGGACCGCGAGATAAGCCTGCACCACGCGCACAATCAGGTTCTGCTGATTTGCGGCAAAGGTCGCCTCCACCTGTTTTGACAGCTCTTTGCCTCTTTGGAATGAGAACCACGCCGGCAGATCGAAAATGGCCTGCTGGAGCGACACCTGGTAGGTGTCCGTGTCGATATCTGTGTTATCGAAGGTGTCGCCGATAACAGGCGCGCCCGAGGGGTCAAAACCGATAATACCCGGGCTGGTGGTATCCGTATCCGAATTCTGGGTCCGGGCGCTCGCAGTGACCTGGGGCAACAGGACGGACAGGGCTGCGTTTTCATCCTCCAGGCCCGCCATGTATTGTGCTTGCTGGGCCTTGAGGGTCGCATCGTTTTCCAATGCCAGTTCGTAGATATCACGCAATGACTCGGCGCTTGCAGAGGCCGACGCCACGACGGTCGCAGCCAGAGTCAGAGAGGCGAGGAAAACCTTGCCGGGGACATTCATAATGAAATCCTTGGGTATGCGGGTTAAAGCCGGGCAAATCTTACCAGTAATGTCGACTGCTTCGCAGTGCTGAATAGTGACGAAAGCGAAGCTAGCCAGGGCTCCAATCTTAGGTGGTACACTGATTTCAATGCCAGTGACCCAGGCGCGGCCTGTCGCAATTTAGATGCATTTGATCGATTTTACTCATCAGCAGGCGACGCACAGGTAACAAATACGTGCAATCCTCAGGGATTGGTTCAGGGGGTGGTGGTAATTGTTTAGACTTGCCTCACTACAGGGGAATGAGACAGGCAGTGATTAAAGGCTCTTACAAAGTCGATTTACGCGCATTGCATGCCCTGTGCGAGGCCAATTATGCGCGTTTGCTGCGTCTTTTCTCCGACTACGAGAGCTGCAACAGCAAGCGTTTTTCCGTAGACGGTGCCCAGGTACACATCGAGGTGCTTGAGCGGAGCCGTTACACCACGCTTTTCTGCCTCAAAAGCTTCCGCAGTAATGCCCCGGAGACTGCGCGGGGAAACGAGCGGGAAAGTGATCGGGAGAGTAGCCTTGAAAGTAATCGGGAAAGCGCCCAAAAAGGGGCTGGCGAGGGCGCCAAAGACCGCGTTGAAGCGACTGAGCAGGAACCCGCGCTGAATTGGCTGACCCCTCTCATTATGGAAGCCCGGGCATACCACGATGCGGGAATGATCGAAGTCGTGCGTTTTCAGTCAGGCGGCAAAACCCAGGGCCGCTATGCCTACCCCAACCCGTCCATGCATCAGCAGGATGAAAAGAACCAACAAAACAGATTTCTTGCCGACTGGCTGTCCCACTGCCTCCATTATGGTCAGGCTGATGTCGCCGGGTTGTTAAAACCCGGGACGGAACACGCCTAGGGGCCAAGCTTTAATGAGTGATAACCCCAACAGTGTTCGTCAACTGAGTGTGCGCAGCGAGACCGTCCGGGTGGTTCAGCTCACGGACACGCATCTCAAGGCCCACGATGGGGGCAAACTGTTGGGTCTGGACACCGATTACTCCCTCCAGGCCGTGATCGACCTCGTTAACAGCGAATACCCTGATCCTGATTTTGTTCTCGGTACCGGCGATCTCGCGGATTCCGGCGCCGGTGATGCCTACAATCGGCTCATCGGCTACTTCGATCAGGTGAGTACCGAGCATTTCTGGCTGCCAGGCAATCACGATCTGCGCGAGGTGATGGCCGATGTGGGTGGCGCCCGACGTCTCCCGGGAGAGATACGCGTGGGAGCCTGGCAGATCGTCATGCTCGACTCCCAACTGCCCGGTGAAGTCGGCGGGCACCTCGGTCGCGGAGAATTGCAGCGCCTTGAGGAATGTCTCGCGGCGAGCGCCGAGGCAGGTTTGTATACGCTGATTTGCATGCACCATCAGCCGGTCCCCGTGGGTTGCGACTGGCTGGACGAGCAAATGGTGTCCGACGCGGACTCCTTTTTCGAAATTCTGGGTCGCTATCCCCAGGTGCGGGGGGTCTTATGGGGTCATGTGCACCAAGCCCTTGATCAGCGCTGTGAAGATCTCCGACTCCTGTGCACACCCTCAACCTGCGTTCAGTTTCTCCCAAAGCAAACGGATTTCGCCGTCGATAGCCGGGCACCGGGATACCGCTGGCTGGAGTTGGAGCCCGACGGCACTATCCGTACCGATGTTTCCCGTGCGGAGTCGCAGATCTTCCCCGTCGATAAAGAAGCGTCCGGTTATCTGTAATCCGTGATCGGAGCCTCGATCTGTACCTGGGCGACAGAACCCCAACGCTCACGGAAAAATTCAAAGAGGTCGCCCGCATGGCCACGGTAGCTTTTCGTCAATTCCGATGCGCCCTTACGGGCTTTTTAGCGCTGGGTGTTGCATCGATCATTTCTTCCGCCGATGCAGCTGATGCAGGTAAAGCGCCCATCGAAATACGCGTCGCGGTCCTGGTGAATTTCGAGGTCGGAGACGATCGGGGTGATGCCCCTGGTGAATTCCAGGCTTGGCGTGAGCGCGGGCTGGACAATCAGCCTCTGGACGAATGTTTTGACCTGCCTTTCAGTACCCACGAAGCCTGCGTAGATCGCGAGAGCGGCCTGTTAGTCACCTTTACCGGCCTTACTCAGGATCGGGCCGCGGCCAGCGTCATGGCCCTGGGTTTGGATGAGCGCTTCGACTTTTCCCATAGCTACTGGATCATTGGCGGTATCGCCGGTATCGACCCCGGCGATGGCACCTTGGGATCCGCCGTGTGGGGTAACTACGTGGTGAATGGCGACTGGGCCCACGAGATTGATGCCCGGGAGATGCCTGAGGACTGGAAGACCGGCTATTTCCCCTTTATGACCGGCGAGCCCTACCCCCAGCCCCGCGCCGATGACACGGGTAAGGTTTTTGCGCTGAACCAAAAGCTCGCCGCATGGGCCTATGAGGAGAGCGTCGGCGTCAAGCTCTTTGACAACGCCGCGGCGAAGGCCTTGCGCGACGAGTATCAGGGCTTTCCGCAGGCCCTTGCCCCACCGAAGATCATGCGTGGTGACAATCTCTCTGCCAGTACCTTCTGGCACGGGCGTTATCTCAACGAATGGGCCAACGACTGGGTCGCCTACTGGACCGAGGGTGACGGTGAGTTCGTGACCACCGCCGTTGAGGACAGCGGCATTCTCGAAGCCCTGCGCTTTCTGGATGGTGGCGGGCGTGTGGACTTTGACCGGATCATGCTGTTGCGCACGGCGAGTAATTTCTCCATGCAGCCGCCCGGCATGACGGCCGTGGAAAGTCTCACACGGGAGACCGAGGGGTTCGGCGGCATGCTGCCCGCGGTGGAAAACCTCTGGCGGGTCGGCAGTAAGGTCGCAGGAACACTGATCGCAGATTGGGAGCAATACCGCACCACGCCGCCGGGCAATTGAGGCAGGAGCACGAGGGTAAAAGGTCGAATGACGCATCCGACCCCTTAAACCTCGGTGTTTGTGATCTTGCCGTGTACAATGCCGCGATCTTTTTCATCAGGCGATTATTACCGCAGTGAGCGATTACTCTTCTGACTCCATCGAGGTCCTCACGGGCCTGGAACCGGTGCGCAAGCGACCGGGAATGTATACCGACACCACGCGCCCCAACCATCTTGCCCAGGAGATTATCGACAACAGTGTCGATGAAGCCCTGGCGGGTTTCGCCCGGCAGATAGACGTGATTCTTCATACTGATGGCTCTCTTTCCGCCTGTGATGATGGTCGTGGCATGCCTGTGGACATGCACCCTGAGCAGAAAAAACCCGGGGTCGAGGTGATTCTCAGCACCCTGCACGCCGGCGGTAAGTTCTCCAGCAAGAACTACCAGTTCAGCGGCGGACTCCACGGTGTGGGAGTCTCGGTGGTCAACGCCCTCTCAAAACAGCTCACGGTCACCATCCGTCGCGACGGCCAGGTGCATGAGATGAGCTTTGCCGGCGGCGAGAAAACATCGGAACTCAAGGTTATCGATAGCTGTGGTAAGCGGAACACGGGCACCATGGTGCGCTTTACACCGGATCCCCAGTATTTCGACTCCATCAATTTTTCTGTACCCCGGCTGATGCACGTGCTGCGGGCAAAAGCGGTGTTGTGCCCGGGACTTCGCGTCACCTTTCTCGATGAAAAGAAAAACGAGAAAGAAGAGTGGTTTTACGAAGACGGCCTTACGGACTATCTGCTGTCTGCAACGGAAGGCTTTCCTACGGTCCCCGCGGCGCCTTTTACCGGTAGCTTTAGTGGCAGTACCGAGGCCGTTGACTGGGCCGTGCAGTGGTTACCCGAAGGCGGCGAGCTGATCACCGAATCCTACGTAAACCTTATTCCCACGGCGCAGGGCGGCACTCACGTAAACGGGCTGCGTACGGGCTTGCTGGATGCCATGCGCGAGTTTTGTGAGTTGCGCTCCCTGCTGCCGCGAGGCGTCAAGCTTGCTCCTGACGACATCTGGGAGCGCTGCAGCTATGTGCTCTCTTCCAAGTTAGAGGATCCGCAATTCTCCGGGCAGACCAAGGAGCGCCTCAGCTCCCGGGAAGCCGCTGCCTTTGTATCCGGTGTGGCAAAAGACGCTTTCAGTCTCTGGCTCAACCAGCATACCGGTGATGCGGAAGCATTGGCAGAGCTGTGTATCAATACGGCTCAGCGCCGTTTGCGCAGTGCCAAAAAGGTTGTGCGCAAAAAGGTTAGTGCCGGTCCTGCGCTCCCGGGCAAGCTCGCGGACTGCTCCGGAGAAGATATCTCGCGTACGGAGCTGTTTTTAGTCGAAGGTGACTCTGCCGGAGGTAGTGCAAAGCAGGCCCGGGATCGCGAAACCCAGGCGATTCTGCCCCTGCGCGGCAAGATTCTGAACACCTGGGAGGTCGACTCCCAGGAGATTCTCGCCTCCCAGGAAGTACACAATATTTCCGTAGCGCTGGGCATTGATCCGGCAGATGACGATCTCACGGGCCTGCGCTACGGCAAGGTCTGCATTCTCGCGGATGCGGATTCCGATGGCCTGCATATCGCGACGCTGATCTGCGCGCTGTTTGTGCGTCATTTCCGCGCCCTGGTATCTGCAGGGCATGTGTATGTGGCGATGCCGCCGCTGTACCGGATCGATATCGGTAAAGAGGTCTTCTACGCGCTGGATGAGGGCGAGAAACAGGGCATTCTTGATCGTATCGAGGCCGAGAAAAAACGCGGCAAGGTGAACGTACAGCGTTTTAAGGGTCTGGGCGAGATGAATCCCTTGCAGCTGCGCGAAACAACCATGAGCGCTGATACGCGACGTCTGGTGCAGTTGCGTCTGGAAGCCGGTGACGAAACCAACGAAGTGCTGGATATGCTGCTGGCAAAAAAGCGCGCGGGAGACCGCAAGTCCTGGCTTGAGACCAAGGGCGACCTGGCGGAAGTTTTGTGAGTGTAAATGTACGCATAATTCACTAATTTGAACTCATATCTCTATAAAAACGAACGCAAAGGCCGCAAAAACGGGTGTTTTACGGCCGCCATTCTTCTCCTCTACATCGGTCATAGCTCATACAGCATCGTTCTATCCGCCTTGGTCTGAATGAAACATCACCCTCTTGGGATGATTACGCGCCGTCAGCGCAATCTCCAAAGCAGCGGTTACAAGATCGGCATGAGGTCTTGTGGTAATTGAAGATCCAACGATCAATGCGGTAACCATGGTCGCGCATCTGACCCTGCAATGTTCGACTGCCTGCAGATCCTATTGGCCGGTTGCGGCGAATACG from Congregibacter litoralis KT71 includes these protein-coding regions:
- a CDS encoding purine-nucleoside phosphorylase → MATVAFRQFRCALTGFLALGVASIISSADAADAGKAPIEIRVAVLVNFEVGDDRGDAPGEFQAWRERGLDNQPLDECFDLPFSTHEACVDRESGLLVTFTGLTQDRAAASVMALGLDERFDFSHSYWIIGGIAGIDPGDGTLGSAVWGNYVVNGDWAHEIDAREMPEDWKTGYFPFMTGEPYPQPRADDTGKVFALNQKLAAWAYEESVGVKLFDNAAAKALRDEYQGFPQALAPPKIMRGDNLSASTFWHGRYLNEWANDWVAYWTEGDGEFVTTAVEDSGILEALRFLDGGGRVDFDRIMLLRTASNFSMQPPGMTAVESLTRETEGFGGMLPAVENLWRVGSKVAGTLIADWEQYRTTPPGN
- the parE gene encoding DNA topoisomerase IV subunit B, with translation MSDYSSDSIEVLTGLEPVRKRPGMYTDTTRPNHLAQEIIDNSVDEALAGFARQIDVILHTDGSLSACDDGRGMPVDMHPEQKKPGVEVILSTLHAGGKFSSKNYQFSGGLHGVGVSVVNALSKQLTVTIRRDGQVHEMSFAGGEKTSELKVIDSCGKRNTGTMVRFTPDPQYFDSINFSVPRLMHVLRAKAVLCPGLRVTFLDEKKNEKEEWFYEDGLTDYLLSATEGFPTVPAAPFTGSFSGSTEAVDWAVQWLPEGGELITESYVNLIPTAQGGTHVNGLRTGLLDAMREFCELRSLLPRGVKLAPDDIWERCSYVLSSKLEDPQFSGQTKERLSSREAAAFVSGVAKDAFSLWLNQHTGDAEALAELCINTAQRRLRSAKKVVRKKVSAGPALPGKLADCSGEDISRTELFLVEGDSAGGSAKQARDRETQAILPLRGKILNTWEVDSQEILASQEVHNISVALGIDPADDDLTGLRYGKVCILADADSDGLHIATLICALFVRHFRALVSAGHVYVAMPPLYRIDIGKEVFYALDEGEKQGILDRIEAEKKRGKVNVQRFKGLGEMNPLQLRETTMSADTRRLVQLRLEAGDETNEVLDMLLAKKRAGDRKSWLETKGDLAEVL